The region aaagGATTATGACGTTCTGCTACTATTCAAACACCAAAATATGATACAATGATATAACCGTAGGTAGAATATGCTAGATGTTCTACCGTATATAATTGTATAATATATCGCCAAAAAAGTAATTAAATTCAACATGCATATATTTCTCAATTTCTGCAAATTTGTTGCAACAATATTGCAACAAACCATTAAAGATAACAACAATATTACAACAAAATCAGAAGTAacaatatatatgtattttaaaaaaatttaaaaaaaaaaatttaaaattttaaaaaataaaacaagtGAAATTTAGAAaatcgtgcatcgcacgggttataagctggtatatatatatatagagagagaaagagagttaaGTTCTATGGAGCTCACTATTTCATTGGAGTACTGGAGTCCATATATGTTTTGCAAATAATATATTACGTAAAACATATTATTTTGTGAAGCATATTGTCCAAACGTCGCTATTATAATAGAAATCTTGCAAATCCTATACATTTTATAAGTAGAATATTGCAAAACATGATATGTTTTGCAACGTGAACATGGATGTTCTACAAACTAAGCATGTGCTGCAAAAcaatatatattgcaaggttttacTAGTAAAATATATGGAATCTGCAagtttattattaaaataatgatATTTGCATAACATGATACACAAAATAATATGTTCTGCAATGTTTTACGTAATATATTACTTGCttaactcatatatatatatatatattctattttacccaattaataattaaaaattaaataatgaaatagtttttttttattcATGTAAGTCTAATTATAACTACAGGTAATTATGAACCTAATAACTCTTAATGCATGATAAAAGTTGCTTGCATTAGTCTTTGACATGTCAGAATATGGCATACAGGATGTACTGGATTTCAACTCCTTATATCTCTATATGATCATGATGCCTTCTGAACTGGCCATATGTTATACCTGTAAACGTTTTCATGCATTCAACAGGAAAGGAAAATGGTTGTAAACAAAGAAATTTCACTTTCTAAATATGTGTCCAAGTAAATGAATATTAGTATATTGTTAGTCTTGTGTTTTGCATTTGTGTAAACAACTCTTGCAATTAGGAATCAATAGTTCTATTCTACTTTTGGCCATCTAGTCATGATCTTACTTTTGTAATTTGTAGAAGTTTAGTTTATCTGACTTAACATAAGCTGATGGATACTCATTATCATAACAAAAATGTTACTTTTGCTTTATCACCTTTTTTGCAACTTTGCAAGTATACTTTTTTGCTTGTCTAAGATTGGAAGATCAAAATTGTCCGTTTTTATTGAGATCTCCACATAACTTATCAAATCAAAGGTTCTTTTTCACTTTTGACCATCTAGTTATAATTATTTTTTCCTATTGTTTGTTTGTAGGAGGACATAATATCCTAATTCTCGCACGGGAACTTGGTCAATACTTGCAACTAGGGACTACTATTGATGACGCAATTGGCGAGGCATATGACAAGACTGCGAAGTGGCTCGGTCTTGAGTTGAGGAGGAGCGGGGGCTTAGCTATAGAGGAGCTTGCTCGAAAAGGAGATGCAGGATCCATCAAGTTTAAAGTAAGTTCATCTTCGACTGCTACTAACTTTAAGAGTGTTTAAGCTATAGGAATAAAATTGGTGAACAGGGAATTTGCATTATAACTAATGTTGGACTATATTGCTGCTCAGGTCCCAATGAAACACCATAAAGATTGCAATTTTTCGTATGCTGGTTTAAAGACTCAAGTGAGACTGGCAATTGAATCAAAGAATATGTAAACTGCCTTTGAAGTTTCTCATTTCTCTCTATTCTTTTTGTGACTTTTTTTTGTCGTTTCTCTATTTCTCTCTATATTTAAATGAACTATGAATTATTGCTATCTACATTGTCGATTTTCTTTGAAAACTGGCTACTTTTGTGCTTTATGGAGGAAAATAATCATCTCTCTGAAATACTTGTTTTGTTCTTTCCTTCCATATACTTTTTTCCTCTCGCTATCCCTGTTGTGGTTGCTATTTAGGTTTTCCCCCCTAAATGTTTACACTTTGAGCTTTATAAGCGATTATTCCAGCCAGACCATTGTCGAATTAAATTGTGTAGACCATCCTTGAATTAATTGTCTGTTTCTCTTTTGGAGCAAACTGTATAGTATTTTAGGAATCTCGTATTTGTTGGAAAATGCCTTGAACCAGTAATTGGCAGAGAAGTGAAGTTATATAACTTTCAAGCATTATAGTTACACGTGATCATATTGCCTGGTATATGTTTTGAATGTTTTAGTTGTCAAACAAACCCTGTCGTAGattaattttcttttttttctttcattATATTCACCTATTCATTTTTAAACGAGTAATATGCAGTGATGCTGAAACTCCCAGTTCCTCCGCTAGTATTGAAGACCAAAGTTCACGAGCTGATATTGCAGCTTCATTTCAGGTGTAGCATCATAATTCGTTTGTCCATCTGTAAATTCAGATTCTATTTCCTTCCATATCTTAATATTTTTTATTTGCTCTTTTGCACTGTAAACTCGTATTGCAGCGAGTTGCCGTATTGCATCTGGAAGAGAAGTGTGGAAGAGCTATTGAATGGGCATTAGAGATGGAACCTTCTATTAAACATTTGGTACTCTTCAACTTTGCTCCAAATAGTAGGTACGCCTCGCAAGTACGCGTCAATTCTTATCACCGATCTTTTTGTCTGCTTGTCTAAAGGTGGTCTCAGGTGGTGTGGCATCTAATCAGTACGTCAGGGATCGGTTGGATCAGGTTGCTAAGAAGAAAGGGCTGCAGCTTGTTTGCCCTCCTCCTAGTCTTTGTACTGACAATGGTAATTGCATTTAGATGGTCGGACATTCTCTCCTGCAAGAAAACTTATTAAAGAAGAGATTGTACAAGAACTATGGTGTTGTTTCTTTAATTTGTAGTTTTGATCAACGGAGTTATTAGCTGTCTTCAGACCAGATTTGATCTGTCCTCATGAAGAGGTGCAGCTACTATATCGTGGTTTTATAGAAAAGGCCACAGGTCCAGTTGGCTTTTGCATCTTTGCTATTTAGTGAACTATGTATTCAAGATTAACAAAACAAACAATTAGTGCGTCAGAATGAGAGAGATAGAGacatagagagagagagatgggggGGGGGAGGGATTGGTTACACATGAACACAGAATTGGTGTTTGAGAGATGTACTGATACACATAAGTGCACACATGTGGAGTCAAAGAGGCTACAGATGAATAACTTGCTGAGACTCCACTTGATTCATAACGCTTACTGCATTTTTATGTTTTGTTAGAAGTCGAACTTAAAGTGTTCCCTTGatgataatattttaaatttgaattagCGCATTTTTAGCTTAACAGAAAAATTTGTTTAATTAAACTGAAGTTATGGCATCTGTCCACTAGGTCAGTAATACTGTGAAATTAGAAACCGTTTCTGCATTTTTTAGTGAACACCAGTAATTTGGCACACCTTACCTTATATACAATCATGTCTTTGTATCAAATGATCAGGAGTGATGGTGGCTTGGACTGGTATTGAGCACTTTCGTAATGGTAGATTTGATCCTCCCCCGCCTCTGAATGAGCTAGAAGATGCAAGAGTTAGTCTTTTTGCATCTCTCTttttgattatttataaattGGAATAGTATCTGATATTTACTTCATTAATTTACTGCCCCGGCAACGTAATATTGTTTTATTGTAATCTTATATTTATTTGTGAGTCTGCTTCCATTTTATATTATGAGGTTGAAAGATGGAGTATTTTCATGTTGTTCGGAatacatattttattttggaAGCAAGATCCATATCAATTTCTTAGGCATCTTTATATTTTCATGGTCTAGCTTTAAATTTTGTTGAACTTTGTCATGTTAATTTAGCTTGATTTGCGGCCAAGGTGGCCACTGGGCGAGGAATATGCTAGAGGGAAAAGTGAGGCTCGGTCATTGAGAACAGCTCGAATGCATCCATCCCTTACATCTATGATCCAGGCATCTCAACGACAAGAACAAACATAGCCTTCAAACATCAGTTTCTATTGGTTTTGCAGTCAACTTCATTCTTTTTGGCTGTTATAGGTATCACGTGTCCTAAGCATAGAGGTCACTTTGTAGAGCTCTGACACACTGATTTATATGTTCTATTGTCATCAGAATGCTAATGTATATCCTTGATCATTCAATTCATAATTTTGGATAAGACTTTATTTCAAATAACTCACGCATACTATAGTATCTTAGTACGATCTGCTCTAGCAACTAACAGTCATTTGACCATTTTCTTTGGATCATTTTACTTTTGTTGATGTTTAGTTTAGTATAATTGCTGCATACTTGTGGATGCATTCTTTGGTCAAAAGTACCAAAAGAAGAATAAAGGAAAGCAGCAAACTGTTGGAGTAATTTCAGAAATATGATCacatttttatttctaaaatattttcaGGGATTTGTTTTTAAGTAAATCTTTTTGTTAAATAAGTCATAGCTGATTTTATGGCTATGTGATTTGGTTGTGTTCCTCGGTCATAGGTAGAATCAAAGATAGCTCCCTGATTGTGTGAATCATTATTTATGTATTTCCCTTAATTGTGTGTTATCTTATTCGTTCTTTTCCTATATATGGAGAGACGATTGAATGAAATAAAATTACTACTTATTCAGCAAACAATTGTGTAAGGAGAGTTGAAGAGATAAGTTCCTCTAAGAATAGGGGAATCAATCCATCTATTCCTGATAATAGACCCGTGACGAGATCCATAGCCCGGGACCATAACACATACTCTTTACAAGCTGGAGATAAATTTGAGAATTTTAGACTTTTTTTCCCGACAATCTTTATATATCTATGTAAAGGAGGATCACGCGTGTCTTACGTGTTGCTCCTAGGCCTCCTATTCTTGTATTCTAATTCCTCCAGTTTTCCCAATAATAATTATCGGTGGgttatttcatatttggctttttgtttgtttaattaattaataattattctTTGATTAATAATACATCTTTCTGCATCCCTTAATCTGCAAATTAAAAGCCCTTCAGGTTACAATCCCTCATTTTCCCAGCTGCCACTATATAAATTTTGTCAATGTGCCACTACTCCGCCTTTGTTGGATTGTTTGACGAGGCGAACTCATCAAAAAGGTGATATTCTGCTCATTTGTTGATGTATGTTTAGTTGTTCATATATATTTCTTCATTCCGGGCCTAATTATGGTTTATCATTTGTTGTAAGTCTAATTTCATATATATTTCATTCTTTTTTTAATTCTGTAGGGTGTGGCAAATGATTTTAATTAAGCATATCTAAattgatttacattttcaattttcttattttttttgtTTGTATCATTCTCTCTACTAATTATGTTTTCAGGCTTTTATTATATcatgtttttatattttaatttttaacttttattCTTTGATTACATTATGTGTGTTATATTCTAAACTTTTTAATTTTGGTTTGAGTTGTCGGTGATCAAGCAGTTGGGTCGATGCTTTCTGGTGATCAAGCGGTTAGGTCGAGTTCGATGTGAGAATTTGATTATTGAGTAGAATTTGATCCCACTGAGAGCTTGGTATcaagaaagagagaagaaaagcttCTTATATGTGATTATCTGCCTAATCAAAACCTCTCTGATCTCTTACATGGTTAACACATTACCCTCAACTTGATTAAGTTTAGTACTCTTTTAAGTATAGCACATACAtaactatttatttttatataaattgaACTTTTAGTTAGTGTACTTAAATTGTAAAACAACTCAGCACAAGCATATTTAGCTAAAAACTTTACCTATCACATAcagtttcaattttttttatatagtGAAGCATGATTGTGCttcaatatttttaagtaaatgtCGAATGAAGTATAATAGACAATGAAAAAGCACATATATGATCTAACACCATAAAATAGTCTTTATTCTTAGGGACCACAATTAAATCACATGCATCATATATAATGCAGAACTCATGAGCTTGTGTTTCAGACCTCGTAGAAAGCTGATTACAGTGCAACATGATGCGTCATACACTAACGAGTCTCGTATTTATCTCCATCTTATTGTGAAAAGGTTTCTCCAGATATCTGACAAAAAATATACTGAACCTGGGATGATATATTTAGGCATGTATATTATGCTCACcagtgtgacgccctcaatctcggagttaggaaatgaggacccacacacctttaatctatgaattaaataagcataaaccctgattaactactaacatgatcaaacaggataaagtttgagacaagattacaactaccaaccataaaatataatttacaaccccAAGATAAAACCAAGtttacataatcgattccgacttggaaccgacagataacccattgtatctttacaactttcTGGTTAAGCGTTTGCTCAgtcataacctgtactacctgctctggcatctggaagccctcaacacggttgggaccaccaggtacgctcttatgagcagtgcgcctaagcccggtcatcctcttgcttaactgtcatggttagatcaaaacataacatatgagtataaaactcagcaagtaactataaacagttctacgatacaaaatccacaatataccatTACTGTTTTTCAGGGCATTCTTCTTTaacatctctaggtggcagatttctgtctttttgggctatgaaagggttatgaagaaaagcTTTGGGATttcaaggctcaagatagggtgaaagccgacattcatcataaaTCAATAACGGGATCTCAAATGATCTAtcaaatggaaagcgagaatCTTTTCATCATTGAAAATCAATTATACGATTGATAATATTATCAGAATAAAATTTCAAGGTTCACTAGCTGTAAGctaatcaatatcacaatcaactcttttcaaaatagtgtaagccatttcattttcaaagaatcaaacACTTAATAAAGATTCAATTCCTCTTTAaataattatggaacccttgattggactactttaactttcaattcataataatacgggtgatcagcccgtaccgaccttcatctggtctttaaggtacccgacataatttcagccttaaactggactagccccgctagcctctttatatgattggactagtcccactagtctcttacgtctcaatccaatccatcaggaattcgtttggaaaaccttgtgttgcaaaataaaggttttactaaattcattttatcattaccgagaatatgaaatcattcagactctttcaagtcgaaactcattcttaagttcaatttcaagaattcaaagatagagaaatgaatcaaggataattaaagttcaattctagggatcttgatcaaatgtTCACAAGGTACACAAGTTAGGGAATCATAGCAGTTTTAAGGATCATCATGAATAAGATTATAAAGAAATGAAGGATTATTacacaaggggttcgtaaaggttcttatagggtttacaagaattcaaggtattaacaggtgatcaggataagaaaaggttaccaaagggtttgaacaataatcttatcaataacaagttcacaaggacaatgacagggtatctcaagaatcaataacatgGGTACATcactataaaagttcaatactctacatggcatgaacaatatcctttctataacaatttacacaagtaagtagagttacttgcctgaattcgctttcctgtttcacaaaaGTTGAACTACTGCTACCTAGTATatttttccctttcctagcccgaatgccttcacgctccgaatctacaatcaacaattaaaccctaattagattctcacTCGACGTTCCTAGAACGCTTAACAATTTCCCTTaatcgcaataccctaagagtatatatacTCAAATATGATCACACGACACGTTTATACCAAAGcccgtatatatatatatatatatatatatatatatatatatatatatatatatatatatatattatatatatatatatattaaccaTATAGTCTTCGAATCACGCATTACGATGCAAATACGACATATAGCATTTAATCCTTGTTTTTcaaactctatacttgagttatcATATCACTTATATAACCTTATATCAAGAcgactcaatccttcctttttCATCATTTTATTCGAACCAAAACACACACATAAATCACATTACTTCTATAAATTACACATGCATTCATTTAGCAAGGTAAGGAATCAAATCGATCACTTTTATACCTATATTCCATTCGGCTATAACCACAAAACACAACCCAAAATCAAACAATAACATGCATCACCAAAATTGCATATAAACTTGGGATCAAGTCACCACTCATTCTTTTTAAATCATCTTTTAGCCTAATCACTTACATGCACAACTCTATCTTCACATGCATTTACTATTTCTTCTAAAACCAAATCAAAATCATCTTTAAAGTCCATTTAAACACATCAATCAATCTTAATTCTTCAAGAAAAATCAAATACattcgaaatttttaaaaatcataacaTGCATGCAACCATTTAAGCAATTGTTCTACCAATCACTCTAATTATCCAATAATTTCCAAGGATAaacatcaacaagtcattttCATCACTAAAAAAATAATTTGATCCTCTAAAAATCAAGAACCCATCCGGGTTTTAGGAAATCATCACATGCAAACATTATTCCAAATCCTTAAATCATCAATTATTATAATTTCTCACTATTATCCTAAAACAATAATCCACAATCACTTTAATCAacaaaaatcaactcaataactttcaaaatcaaaaaccCATTCGGTTTTTAGGTAATCACCATATGCAAACACCGAAAATAAGTTTTATGAATACTAGAGCTCAGTTataacatcatcactcaccaccggttcaccggagttcatcaccggtggcggtggcttcatggtggtgccctcatttgagggtgtccaaccacaaaACCCCCGATTTACTTTCAAAAACATAGCAACTCACACATGCAAGACACACTCATCACAAAAATCACATCATCTCGAGTTTATAAAGCAAGAACTCGGCACTCGGCTCAAACCGAAcctaaacacacacacacacacacactcgcaTGCAAGCATCTACACACACATGCACAAGAATCGAAGCTCATTAATGGAAAAAGGATGAAGTTTCATGGAGGATTTCAAAGAAATAGAGAGGGAGAGAGACTATATACCGAGAGATaggtagagagagagagagagcttcgagagtgagagagaaagagagagagacgagagaaaatgagagaagagagagagagagtagagccgggtgaagaaaagaaaaagaaagggggAGGTAGGTGTTTATAATAAAAGGGAGGGGCACTTTAGGTATTTACTTGATTTTTCTTATTTCTATTCTCTTTTCTCTTTTATTCTAAACtccaaaaataaattaaacaaTGAATAACTCTCTCAGAAAAGTTGGGAATGCAAAGAATAATGATTTTATAATAAAGATATCAAAATTAGCTTTTCGGccatattttcagaataatttttgagcgaacggttgatttactACGGATTTTACAATATTGTGCGAAAAATAGAATTATAACCcgataaaattattttaaaatacaccgatcacgaaataaatccgtctatcatttttataaagtctctaggactattttgaagataacaaaacaaa is a window of Apium graveolens cultivar Ventura chromosome 11, ASM990537v1, whole genome shotgun sequence DNA encoding:
- the LOC141695088 gene encoding putative tRNA N6-adenosine threonylcarbamoyltransferase, mitochondrial — encoded protein: MAEEAHSQVIDQVVQEALDKAKLIESDLSAVAVTIGPGLSLCLRVGVQKARKLAASYSLPIVNVHHMEAHALVARLTEREVQFPFIALLISGGHNILILARELGQYLQLGTTIDDAIGEAYDKTAKWLGLELRRSGGLAIEELARKGDAGSIKFKVPMKHHKDCNFSYAGLKTQVRLAIESKNIDAETPSSSASIEDQSSRADIAASFQRVAVLHLEEKCGRAIEWALEMEPSIKHLVVSGGVASNQYVRDRLDQVAKKKGLQLVCPPPSLCTDNGVMVAWTGIEHFRNGRFDPPPPLNELEDARLDLRPRWPLGEEYARGKSEARSLRTARMHPSLTSMIQASQRQEQT